A genomic segment from Paraburkholderia hayleyella encodes:
- the tssM gene encoding type VI secretion system membrane subunit TssM, with the protein MKYWAWLKRYSTSLRRWIKSGLPLLLILGLIFLLVAIWWLGPQWVWRNQHPLAGLPVRIGLTLGLLMVPIIIWASVLQARNRRLEAERQCAVTEQDDPTLVHVRAQEKSLDANLAVLRAHLRGRQGIYQLPWYLILGQEDAGKTSFVNRSGQNFSLTGEIKAGGHGSFADPDLVYQTDWWMGDQAVLIDPPGELISQYPAIEATRDLPASDPADDTNGIRTGEQFPPPDTRGRLWQHLIQWLGQNRSRRPLNGVVLIVDLPSLLGQNASERKALAVLLRTRLAELSRQLGTRPPLYVILSKFDLLEGFEPFFARLPKTEREDIFGFTFTLDSARQYDAWKEELVQRYGEFITRLNDQVFDVLNEAKSLPLREALFSFMGQIAGMRTVLLNFLTDVLGSDRYGTPALPRGVYFSSVHQQGLLHNAFVDNASQTYGVRALVPTAQPAGRSMVYFAQQVFQRVIYPEAGLAGDNLKVLADKKRHLMVGFGVAALGSAVVIGGWYHYYSVNRAKVASVLEKSRTFASNAIDAAQDPTGRNLLLPLDQLRDAVAVYGDYRHAWPLVSDMGLYQGRKIGPKIDEAYLQLLSTRYLPQLAGGVIASMNAAANGSDSQLSALRVYRMIEDKRNRRPPFVEDWMRREWQTAFPGEAPVQHALASHLDYALKYADVALPQYTARVSEVQQQLRQIPLPQRIYMAMRSQAGETLRAPLDLRNEIGPAYDIVYQPPAPSVGNSTSQGTRIDALLTAKGYRNYFEPHNQDVAVLAVIDQWVLGERRNVDYSEADKQALVERVRALYSRDYIENWRRGLNQLEVVNFDDISMAATVLGAVNSPAAPLRRLLETVRDNSKLTLAQPGAPGQPAAKPATAASGTEGNGPQDIVRIAQAFASLAALLDTKADKPSYLDETMQAIGNVQDLVVKVQDSPDRGKAALAVTLDRFSLRGTDPIGNLRRVASGLPEPLNRQVRKLADESSDVLLIEALRELEKRWNTEVFSFYNQRLARHYPFNPNSKTDASIEDFTAFFGPQGKLQDFRNKYLKLFVEDNLEALYSERRGGYLMRIDLPKQLEAADRIRDAFFNNRGAMAVHFVVEPLGLAPSRRSSVLNLQGQLITYNHGPSESIGVIWPNTLGSSNESRMTLVNGDGNSSSLVYKGTWSLFKLLSQARLNGATATSVDLSFTANDGGMRYRVTADKSNNPFTQRLFHGFALPGTLLQ; encoded by the coding sequence ATGAAGTACTGGGCATGGTTGAAACGGTATTCCACTTCATTGAGGCGATGGATCAAGAGCGGTCTGCCGTTGTTGCTGATACTCGGGCTGATCTTTCTGCTGGTGGCAATCTGGTGGCTCGGTCCGCAATGGGTATGGCGCAACCAGCACCCCCTCGCTGGCTTGCCAGTCCGCATCGGCCTGACGCTGGGGTTACTGATGGTGCCGATCATTATCTGGGCCTCGGTGCTCCAGGCCAGAAACCGGCGTCTGGAGGCTGAGCGCCAGTGCGCGGTCACGGAGCAGGATGATCCCACGCTCGTTCATGTTCGCGCGCAGGAAAAGTCCCTGGATGCGAACCTGGCCGTGTTGCGAGCCCATCTAAGAGGCCGCCAGGGGATTTACCAGTTGCCGTGGTACCTGATCCTCGGCCAGGAGGATGCCGGCAAGACCAGCTTCGTCAATCGCAGCGGCCAGAACTTCTCCCTGACCGGGGAGATCAAGGCCGGCGGGCACGGTTCGTTTGCCGATCCGGACCTGGTCTATCAGACCGACTGGTGGATGGGAGACCAGGCAGTACTCATCGACCCGCCAGGCGAGCTGATCAGTCAGTACCCGGCCATCGAGGCAACCAGAGACTTACCCGCCAGCGATCCCGCTGACGACACCAATGGCATTCGCACAGGCGAGCAGTTTCCACCACCAGACACACGCGGCCGCCTGTGGCAACACCTGATTCAGTGGCTTGGCCAGAATCGTTCCCGCCGACCGCTCAATGGTGTAGTACTCATCGTTGACCTTCCTTCGCTGCTGGGGCAGAACGCCAGCGAACGAAAAGCCCTGGCGGTATTGCTACGCACACGTCTGGCGGAGTTGAGCCGCCAGCTTGGCACCCGCCCGCCTCTGTACGTGATACTGAGCAAGTTTGATCTACTCGAAGGCTTCGAGCCATTTTTTGCACGATTGCCGAAAACGGAGCGGGAAGACATCTTCGGCTTTACCTTCACCCTCGACTCCGCCCGGCAGTACGACGCCTGGAAGGAAGAACTTGTTCAGCGTTATGGCGAGTTCATCACCCGCCTGAACGATCAGGTCTTCGATGTGCTTAACGAGGCGAAATCGCTGCCGCTGCGAGAGGCGCTGTTTTCCTTCATGGGCCAGATCGCCGGAATGCGCACGGTACTGCTCAACTTCCTGACCGATGTGCTCGGCAGCGACCGGTATGGAACACCAGCCCTGCCGCGTGGCGTCTACTTCTCATCGGTCCATCAACAGGGTCTGCTGCACAACGCTTTTGTCGATAACGCATCGCAAACTTATGGGGTACGGGCGCTGGTGCCCACGGCGCAGCCAGCTGGCCGCTCAATGGTGTATTTCGCCCAGCAGGTGTTTCAGCGGGTCATTTATCCAGAAGCCGGTCTCGCCGGAGACAACCTGAAAGTCCTCGCCGACAAGAAGCGGCATCTGATGGTGGGCTTTGGCGTGGCCGCACTTGGAAGCGCAGTTGTGATCGGTGGCTGGTATCACTACTACAGCGTGAACCGCGCAAAAGTCGCCAGTGTGCTCGAAAAGAGCCGCACTTTCGCAAGCAATGCAATCGACGCCGCGCAGGACCCGACCGGGCGTAATTTGCTGCTGCCGCTGGACCAGTTGCGAGATGCCGTCGCCGTGTACGGCGACTATCGCCACGCTTGGCCCCTGGTGTCAGACATGGGGCTCTACCAGGGACGCAAGATCGGGCCAAAGATAGATGAAGCGTATCTGCAACTGCTTTCGACCCGCTATCTGCCGCAACTGGCTGGCGGGGTCATCGCGTCGATGAATGCCGCAGCGAATGGCTCTGACAGTCAGCTCAGCGCACTGCGTGTGTACCGCATGATCGAGGACAAACGGAACCGTCGCCCACCTTTCGTTGAGGACTGGATGCGCAGGGAATGGCAGACGGCATTCCCTGGCGAAGCCCCCGTGCAGCACGCCCTGGCCAGTCACCTGGACTACGCGCTGAAATATGCCGACGTGGCGCTGCCCCAATACACTGCCCGCGTCTCGGAGGTGCAGCAGCAGTTGAGACAAATCCCGTTGCCGCAGCGCATTTATATGGCGATGCGCAGTCAGGCAGGCGAAACCCTGCGTGCGCCGCTGGACTTGCGCAACGAGATCGGCCCGGCTTACGACATCGTGTATCAGCCACCAGCCCCGTCAGTTGGCAACAGCACCAGTCAGGGAACGCGCATTGATGCGCTACTGACGGCCAAGGGATATCGCAACTACTTCGAGCCGCACAACCAGGATGTCGCGGTGCTGGCGGTCATAGACCAATGGGTGCTGGGAGAGCGGCGCAATGTCGATTATTCGGAGGCAGACAAACAGGCACTTGTTGAGCGTGTTCGCGCGCTGTACAGCCGGGACTACATCGAGAACTGGCGGCGTGGTCTCAACCAGCTTGAAGTGGTCAACTTCGACGACATCAGCATGGCCGCTACGGTGCTGGGTGCCGTAAACAGCCCGGCAGCTCCGTTGCGCCGGTTACTGGAAACGGTGCGCGATAACAGCAAACTCACGCTGGCCCAACCAGGGGCGCCGGGGCAACCTGCAGCCAAACCAGCAACGGCTGCGAGTGGGACAGAGGGAAATGGGCCGCAGGATATCGTCAGGATCGCCCAGGCATTCGCCTCGCTGGCTGCCTTGCTGGACACCAAGGCCGACAAGCCTTCTTACCTGGACGAAACCATGCAGGCGATTGGCAATGTCCAGGATCTGGTGGTGAAAGTCCAGGACAGCCCTGACAGAGGCAAGGCAGCGCTGGCAGTCACGCTGGACCGCTTCTCGCTTCGCGGCACTGACCCGATCGGTAACCTGCGACGCGTCGCATCGGGGTTGCCAGAGCCGCTCAACCGGCAGGTCAGGAAGCTGGCCGATGAATCATCCGATGTGCTGCTGATTGAGGCATTAAGGGAGCTGGAAAAACGCTGGAATACCGAAGTGTTCAGCTTCTACAACCAGCGACTGGCCCGGCATTATCCGTTCAACCCGAACAGCAAGACCGATGCTTCGATAGAGGACTTCACCGCCTTTTTTGGACCGCAAGGCAAGCTTCAGGACTTCAGGAACAAATACCTGAAGCTGTTTGTCGAGGACAACCTGGAAGCGCTGTACTCGGAACGCCGCGGCGGTTACCTGATGCGAATCGACCTGCCGAAGCAGCTGGAGGCCGCTGATCGCATCCGCGATGCGTTCTTCAACAACCGGGGTGCAATGGCGGTGCATTTCGTGGTCGAGCCACTCGGCCTGGCGCCCAGCCGGCGTAGCAGCGTTCTGAATCTGCAAGGGCAGTTGATCACCTACAACCACGGACCGAGCGAAAGCATCGGCGTTATCTGGCCCAACACGCTCGGCAGCAGCAATGAGAGCCGCATGACCCTGGTCAATGGCGACGGCAATAGCAGCAGCCTGGTCTACAAGG
- the tssA gene encoding type VI secretion system protein TssA, which translates to MSLVINLPPMEVERLLAPLNPSQPAGVFDEEDETFQGIEHEMVKLGGLQSVSIDWSYVDEASRQYLATQCKHFRVAGHLITARLTTRNWHNWAETVVVLAGMVEHYWETAEPKPGPRGYLAKRKLVSMLVERLGQALGKLDQATHRAEFQADAQKALDRMQGLAEATKLDVSMLSRLEAQMQRQTESARFPEPVVLTPAEGQQGGRAVSEAFFQPGESVRSGNERETRRTLLAMAEFINEQDLYDPTGYQLRRFALWGHLRVAPPAQREQLTELMCVPPDTEEGYRDAIATNAVNPPLLQRVEKSVTSSPYWVRGSFFAAAMASRLEMPAVAEAIRHASERFLLRIPGLAGLRFADGRPFVDGETLGWIGAAEARRIESVGLQEYQDLREQLASQLDSEGVESVLRRLQEHQGKSAGLRQRCHATVIAADLLRSRGLGWLAEELYENASRLMKGITVDQWEPGLFEHLTRHIKLPQNNEHGRSKPQGDNK; encoded by the coding sequence ATGTCACTGGTGATCAACCTGCCCCCCATGGAGGTCGAGCGGTTGCTCGCACCACTGAATCCCAGCCAGCCGGCCGGTGTCTTTGACGAGGAAGACGAAACGTTTCAGGGCATCGAACATGAGATGGTCAAGCTCGGCGGCCTGCAGTCGGTCAGCATTGATTGGTCTTACGTCGATGAAGCATCCCGTCAGTATCTGGCGACCCAGTGCAAGCATTTCCGGGTGGCGGGACACCTGATCACTGCCAGGCTGACCACGCGCAACTGGCACAACTGGGCCGAGACGGTAGTGGTGCTGGCGGGCATGGTCGAGCATTACTGGGAAACAGCAGAACCGAAGCCTGGTCCACGCGGCTATCTGGCCAAACGCAAACTGGTCTCGATGCTGGTCGAGCGGCTGGGACAGGCGCTGGGAAAGCTCGATCAGGCAACCCATCGCGCTGAGTTCCAGGCCGACGCACAGAAGGCACTCGACCGTATGCAGGGCCTGGCGGAAGCGACAAAGCTGGATGTCTCCATGCTGTCGCGGCTGGAAGCGCAAATGCAGCGCCAGACGGAGAGCGCCCGCTTTCCGGAACCGGTGGTTCTCACGCCCGCTGAAGGACAGCAAGGAGGACGGGCGGTCAGTGAAGCATTCTTCCAGCCAGGTGAATCCGTCCGCTCGGGCAACGAACGCGAAACGCGCCGGACGCTGCTAGCGATGGCCGAGTTCATTAACGAGCAGGATCTCTACGACCCAACGGGCTACCAGCTCCGGCGTTTCGCCCTATGGGGACATCTGCGGGTAGCGCCGCCAGCACAGCGCGAGCAGCTGACCGAACTGATGTGTGTTCCACCGGATACCGAGGAAGGCTACCGCGACGCAATTGCGACCAACGCCGTCAATCCGCCTCTGTTGCAACGTGTGGAGAAGAGCGTGACCAGCTCACCTTACTGGGTGCGGGGCAGCTTCTTCGCCGCAGCCATGGCATCGAGACTGGAAATGCCTGCCGTCGCGGAAGCGATACGCCATGCCTCTGAACGTTTCTTGCTGCGTATCCCCGGCCTGGCCGGTCTGCGCTTTGCCGATGGCCGCCCCTTTGTTGATGGCGAAACCCTGGGCTGGATTGGTGCAGCCGAAGCACGGCGCATTGAAAGCGTGGGGCTTCAGGAATATCAGGATCTACGGGAACAACTGGCATCACAGCTTGATTCAGAGGGTGTGGAGTCCGTCTTGCGGCGTTTGCAGGAACACCAGGGGAAATCAGCCGGACTGCGGCAGCGGTGTCATGCAACGGTCATTGCAGCCGATTTGTTGCGCTCGCGTGGCCTGGGCTGGCTGGCGGAAGAGCTCTATGAGAACGCTAGCCGGTTAATGAAAGGGATCACCGTAGATCAATGGGAGCCTGGGCTATTCGAGCACCTCACCAGACACATCAAGCTGCCACAGAACAACGAACACGGACGAAGCAAGCCGCAAGGAGACAATAAATGA
- the vasI gene encoding type VI secretion system-associated protein VasI: MKAVSLALALAVFTTGCDAGKQAGATVTPGASGAVGHACTRIVSAMERLACFDAAAGTPPTLTTPPPEPTSAGSLDDSKATAKPPEIVALVRLNEVARAAGETGFRLSREEDTFPGHWRVVISAPAMGGSAAPPILAISCLSNISRLQLLASHPVGPNQMNIRLLLDGRPISSPVIWQVLEDGSVVDAGRGLVAIEQLRNLLGVSGRLQVESDYPAFSGLVFDATNLHALMKQQREACHW; the protein is encoded by the coding sequence ATGAAAGCAGTCAGTCTGGCACTGGCACTCGCCGTATTCACAACGGGTTGCGATGCGGGCAAGCAAGCCGGTGCCACCGTCACACCTGGTGCGTCTGGTGCTGTAGGGCACGCATGCACCCGCATTGTTTCGGCCATGGAACGTCTGGCCTGCTTCGATGCCGCGGCCGGCACGCCACCCACGCTCACTACGCCGCCGCCCGAGCCGACCAGTGCCGGATCGCTGGACGACAGCAAAGCCACGGCAAAACCGCCAGAAATTGTTGCTCTGGTGCGCCTCAACGAAGTCGCCCGTGCAGCCGGAGAGACGGGATTTCGCCTGTCGCGCGAAGAGGACACCTTCCCCGGTCATTGGCGTGTCGTGATTTCTGCGCCAGCGATGGGTGGCTCGGCAGCGCCTCCCATACTCGCCATCAGTTGCCTGTCGAATATCTCCCGGCTCCAGTTGCTGGCAAGTCATCCCGTCGGACCGAACCAGATGAACATCCGTTTGCTGCTGGACGGCAGGCCCATCTCGTCGCCCGTCATCTGGCAGGTGCTGGAAGACGGCTCGGTGGTGGACGCCGGCCGGGGTCTGGTTGCCATCGAACAGTTGCGTAACCTGCTCGGCGTGAGCGGCCGGTTGCAAGTAGAAAGCGACTATCCGGCGTTTTCCGGGCTGGTGTTCGATGCAACGAATCTGCATGCCCTGATGAAACAGCAGCGCGAGGCATGTCACTGGTGA
- a CDS encoding sigma 54-interacting transcriptional regulator: MPLAPLAVAGIARDLTWAMHPEELALSLLTNAVEACGLSQGICYCLNSTGDQLQPLASYPGDASRFPVQAMDEFDNPLVYGLVGGQPCTVERLDMLVDVGTTFETLREHVPPELGVLVLPQRGTNQRAFAVLVLAGDASALHAFRHDPLWQILIQIHERLFTSLYKRLGDEVLARHARTDQINASTRARERAARLLAAEFAGISPTVRQLRHDMLGMLDSALAILITGETGAGKDHAAWLIHQAGSRGGKFVPVNCAAIPRDLIEAELFGNERGAFTGASQARKGLIAEADGGTLFLDEIGDMPPELQGRLLRVLNEKKYRPIGAAQERHSDFRLICATHQPLPQRIAEGKFREDLYFRIRQLTLHVPPLRERPEDIAVLAEHTLLQYNREYQVHIPGFSAKALSLLQSHSFPGNVRELRSLVLIAAERTQAGQAISLDALRGFEPNQEPGILPVAALPLHDLWHTDDLPGALAAFENRLIDARLQQANGSRALAAQSLGIPKRTLARKCLKRNLNREDSTP, encoded by the coding sequence ATGCCTTTGGCTCCGCTCGCGGTGGCCGGGATTGCCCGGGACTTGACATGGGCAATGCACCCGGAAGAACTGGCGCTGTCATTGCTAACGAATGCGGTCGAGGCATGCGGGCTGAGCCAGGGAATCTGCTATTGCCTGAACAGCACAGGCGATCAGCTGCAACCCCTGGCCAGCTACCCGGGGGATGCATCCAGATTCCCTGTGCAGGCAATGGACGAGTTCGACAATCCGCTGGTCTATGGCCTGGTCGGCGGGCAACCCTGCACAGTGGAACGTCTCGATATGCTGGTCGATGTCGGGACCACCTTCGAGACGCTGCGGGAACACGTCCCGCCCGAACTTGGCGTGCTGGTCTTGCCGCAACGCGGCACGAACCAGCGAGCATTCGCGGTACTGGTCCTGGCGGGCGACGCCAGCGCGTTGCACGCCTTTCGGCACGACCCCCTCTGGCAGATATTGATACAGATCCACGAGCGTCTGTTTACGAGCTTGTACAAGCGTCTTGGCGACGAAGTTCTGGCCCGGCATGCAAGGACCGATCAGATCAACGCAAGCACACGAGCGCGGGAACGGGCGGCAAGGTTGCTGGCTGCCGAATTCGCGGGTATCAGCCCCACCGTGCGGCAACTGCGCCACGACATGCTGGGCATGCTGGATTCGGCGCTGGCCATTCTGATCACTGGCGAGACAGGCGCGGGTAAGGATCACGCCGCATGGCTCATTCACCAGGCGGGCAGCCGCGGTGGCAAGTTCGTGCCGGTGAATTGCGCAGCAATCCCCCGGGACCTGATCGAAGCCGAACTATTCGGTAACGAGCGCGGTGCGTTCACTGGCGCCAGCCAGGCGCGCAAGGGTTTGATCGCTGAGGCTGACGGTGGCACGCTGTTTCTCGACGAAATTGGCGACATGCCCCCTGAGCTGCAGGGCCGCCTGCTGCGCGTACTCAACGAGAAGAAATACCGCCCCATCGGCGCCGCCCAGGAACGCCATTCTGATTTTCGCCTGATCTGCGCGACTCACCAGCCACTGCCCCAGCGCATCGCCGAAGGCAAGTTCAGGGAGGACCTGTACTTCCGCATCCGCCAGTTGACCTTGCATGTGCCACCGCTGCGCGAGCGCCCAGAAGACATTGCCGTTCTGGCTGAGCACACGTTGCTGCAATACAACCGCGAGTACCAGGTCCACATCCCCGGATTCAGCGCAAAGGCACTGAGCTTGCTGCAATCGCATTCTTTTCCCGGCAATGTCCGCGAACTACGCAGCCTGGTGCTGATTGCGGCTGAGCGCACCCAGGCAGGTCAGGCGATTTCCCTGGATGCGCTGAGGGGTTTCGAGCCAAACCAGGAGCCAGGCATCTTGCCGGTAGCAGCACTTCCGCTGCACGACCTCTGGCACACCGATGACTTGCCTGGCGCACTAGCGGCATTCGAAAACCGCCTGATCGACGCGCGTCTGCAGCAGGCGAACGGCTCACGTGCGCTCGCAGCCCAGAGCCTCGGCATCCCCAAACGAACACTGGCACGCAAATGTCTGAAACGGAATCTGAACAGGGAGGATTCAACGCCATGA
- the tssH gene encoding type VI secretion system ATPase TssH, translating into MIRIELSAVFDRLNASSRQALEEAASLCISQQGAEVTVPHVLFKLVDQPLGDVHLLLRQTGLEPDQVRQALSAGFPSQETAGGQYPSFSPLLVELLQEAWLLGSLEWQQEQIRGGSLFLTALLNAGRYLPLPAIRLFEGVNREAWRKEFTTRLANSAETPQTAEHVPPMPAGATDSALTKYGHDFTAQARAGKLDPVLCRNDEIDLIIDILSRRRKNNPIVVGDAGVGKSAVIEGLAQRIVSGQVPEALRPVALWGLDLGALQAGASVKGEFEKRLKAIIDEVRNAATPVILFIDEAHTLIGAGNAAGGSDGANLLKPALARGELRTIAATTWSEYKKYFDRDAALSRRFQLVKLDEPDPATAVHILRGLRETYERAHGVYISDEALHAAAELSGRYLSGRQLPDKAIDVLDTACARVATALTERPRRLRTLEHELQQIDVEMRFLKRDQRAALSGDNDTQRLEKLTGQRDQIQKAMTALQASWSMQKPLVDEIQALRVTLHTAEAGDDDVRQAPVEPLPAKVAELAALQRDGALLHAEVGREQIAQVIADWTGIPATTIDSDQMARLASLPEVLRNRVKGQDGAIERIHRHLLTAVADLRRPGTPMGAFLLVGPSGVGKTETALALADTLFGGRQFLTTINMSEFQEKHTVSRLLGSPPGYVGYGEGGVLTEAIRKQPYSVVLLDEVEKAHADVLNIFYQAFDKGELADGEGRQIDCKNVLFFLTSNLGFDQLDPGLSDLDEQALLGQLMRFFKPALLARMQVIPYRYLDDAVLGEIVESRLQRLQQQFVQRYGAALTMAPSASDELRARCKRHQNGARMLDASLDGELLPPLSLAVLRRLAEGTAFHSAEMSWNGCAFEAVLE; encoded by the coding sequence ATGATCCGGATTGAACTTTCGGCTGTATTCGACCGCTTGAACGCTTCCTCCCGCCAGGCTCTGGAGGAGGCCGCCAGCCTTTGCATCAGCCAGCAAGGCGCCGAAGTCACGGTGCCGCATGTGCTGTTTAAACTCGTTGACCAGCCGCTAGGCGATGTGCATCTGTTGCTGCGTCAGACCGGACTGGAACCGGATCAGGTGCGCCAGGCGCTCTCGGCTGGCTTTCCCAGTCAGGAAACCGCGGGAGGGCAATATCCGTCGTTTTCTCCGCTGCTTGTCGAGTTGCTGCAGGAAGCCTGGCTTCTCGGTTCGCTCGAATGGCAGCAGGAGCAGATCCGCGGCGGCAGCCTGTTTCTCACCGCCCTGCTCAATGCGGGCCGCTACCTGCCATTGCCCGCCATCCGTCTCTTCGAAGGGGTGAACCGGGAGGCCTGGCGCAAGGAATTCACAACGCGCCTGGCCAATTCTGCGGAGACGCCGCAGACCGCAGAGCACGTACCGCCCATGCCTGCTGGAGCGACAGATTCGGCACTGACCAAGTATGGCCATGATTTCACGGCCCAGGCGCGCGCGGGCAAGCTGGATCCGGTGTTGTGCCGCAACGATGAGATCGACCTGATCATCGACATCCTGTCCCGTCGCCGCAAGAACAATCCGATCGTAGTGGGTGACGCTGGCGTGGGCAAAAGTGCGGTGATCGAGGGTCTAGCGCAACGCATCGTATCCGGCCAGGTGCCCGAAGCGCTGCGTCCAGTCGCGCTCTGGGGGCTCGACCTCGGTGCGTTGCAGGCTGGCGCTTCAGTCAAGGGCGAGTTCGAGAAGCGCCTGAAGGCGATCATCGACGAGGTCAGGAATGCCGCGACACCGGTGATCCTGTTCATTGACGAGGCGCACACGCTCATCGGTGCAGGCAATGCGGCAGGTGGTAGCGATGGCGCAAACCTGCTCAAGCCAGCGCTGGCACGCGGCGAGCTGCGCACGATTGCCGCGACGACTTGGTCGGAATACAAGAAATACTTCGACAGGGATGCCGCGTTAAGCCGACGCTTCCAGCTCGTCAAGCTCGATGAACCGGATCCGGCGACAGCGGTCCACATCCTGCGAGGCCTGCGCGAGACCTACGAGCGCGCCCATGGGGTGTACATCAGCGATGAGGCGTTGCATGCGGCGGCGGAATTGTCGGGGCGCTACCTGTCCGGCCGCCAGCTTCCCGACAAGGCCATCGACGTACTGGACACCGCTTGCGCACGGGTAGCGACGGCGCTCACGGAGCGTCCCCGACGGCTTCGCACGCTTGAGCACGAGCTGCAACAAATCGACGTAGAGATGCGGTTTCTGAAGCGCGACCAGCGTGCGGCCCTGTCTGGCGACAACGATACGCAACGTTTGGAGAAGCTGACCGGGCAACGTGACCAGATACAAAAAGCCATGACCGCCCTGCAGGCATCATGGTCCATGCAGAAACCACTGGTTGATGAGATACAGGCACTGCGTGTCACGCTGCACACTGCTGAGGCAGGGGACGATGATGTACGACAGGCGCCCGTAGAGCCGTTGCCAGCAAAAGTCGCTGAACTCGCGGCACTACAGCGTGATGGCGCGCTGCTGCATGCAGAAGTCGGCCGCGAGCAGATCGCACAGGTCATTGCAGACTGGACTGGCATCCCCGCCACGACCATCGACAGCGACCAGATGGCACGTCTGGCGTCTTTGCCTGAAGTGCTACGCAACAGGGTGAAGGGGCAAGACGGGGCCATTGAACGCATCCACAGACACCTGCTGACTGCGGTCGCCGATTTGCGGCGGCCCGGTACGCCGATGGGCGCGTTCCTGCTGGTAGGACCAAGCGGTGTGGGCAAGACGGAGACCGCCCTGGCGCTGGCCGATACGCTGTTCGGCGGCAGGCAGTTCCTGACGACCATCAACATGTCTGAGTTTCAGGAGAAGCACACCGTTTCGCGTCTGCTCGGCTCACCCCCTGGTTATGTCGGCTATGGCGAGGGGGGCGTATTGACCGAAGCGATCCGCAAGCAGCCGTACTCGGTGGTACTGCTTGATGAAGTGGAAAAAGCCCACGCGGACGTGCTGAATATTTTCTATCAGGCTTTTGACAAGGGAGAGCTGGCGGACGGCGAAGGTCGGCAGATCGACTGCAAGAATGTCCTGTTTTTTCTGACCTCTAATTTAGGCTTCGACCAGCTAGACCCAGGCTTGTCCGACCTGGACGAGCAGGCGCTGCTGGGGCAGTTGATGCGCTTCTTCAAGCCGGCCCTGCTGGCACGGATGCAGGTGATTCCCTATCGCTATCTGGATGACGCGGTACTCGGCGAAATCGTCGAAAGCCGCCTCCAGCGGCTGCAGCAGCAGTTTGTCCAGCGCTATGGCGCCGCCCTGACTATGGCGCCCAGCGCCAGCGACGAGCTGCGTGCGCGTTGCAAGCGCCATCAGAATGGCGCGCGCATGTTGGATGCGAGCCTGGATGGCGAGCTGCTGCCCCCCCTTTCGCTGGCGGTACTGCGCAGGCTGGCTGAGGGCACCGCCTTCCACAGCGCCGAAATGTCGTGGAACGGGTGCGCTTTCGAAGCTGTTCTGGAATGA
- the tssB gene encoding type VI secretion system contractile sheath small subunit yields MAKITGTVAPKERINITYVPATGGQHAEIELPLKLLVIGDFKGHEEETALEDRPVVRIDKDNFNEVLSEADVALKASVPLRLGEARPDDTLSVELEFKNIKDFGPDAVARQVPELRKLLELREALVAVKGPMGNVPAFRKQLQALLGDEVSRSKLAKELSVALDGTAS; encoded by the coding sequence ATGGCAAAAATAACGGGGACGGTTGCACCCAAAGAACGAATTAACATTACTTATGTGCCAGCCACAGGCGGTCAGCATGCCGAAATCGAATTGCCATTGAAATTGCTTGTCATTGGTGATTTCAAGGGGCATGAAGAAGAAACCGCGCTGGAAGACAGGCCAGTGGTGCGTATCGATAAAGACAATTTCAACGAAGTACTTAGCGAAGCGGACGTCGCGCTGAAAGCTTCTGTTCCGCTGCGCTTGGGCGAGGCCAGGCCGGATGACACGCTCAGCGTTGAGCTGGAATTCAAAAACATCAAGGATTTTGGTCCCGATGCCGTGGCCCGGCAGGTTCCCGAGTTGCGCAAGCTGTTGGAACTGCGCGAAGCGCTAGTCGCAGTGAAGGGTCCAATGGGGAATGTTCCCGCTTTCCGCAAGCAATTGCAGGCCTTGTTGGGAGATGAGGTATCGCGCAGCAAGCTGGCCAAAGAACTCAGTGTTGCGCTGGACGGAACAGCGTCCTGA